The following are encoded together in the Desulfococcus multivorans genome:
- a CDS encoding alpha/beta fold hydrolase, which yields MPWITEHRLTPLCGRRLETVRIRLKSPRGLIFVPPLIGGDAAQQVRYFRRLVRMRYDLVTFSYSGHGRSTGRFSHAAALKDTAALLRIVDRENRGDGLPITGIGCCYGAIPLIFGNSRLAAPLKKLVLINAVFDLSVKAAATSFFRYYREIHQCRGSESFLRGVFRRYLDFMFPQVHKTRHEFGRLHRRRVRIFKTLADVLFLNPLASIRQDRTQALCLYGREDRILRFYGTGYPASYEKTVKRIFPTAAFQPLPGGHFLSSPVTRNEILRRIRVFSDHQGLILPVSPIFNTALTRI from the coding sequence ATGCCTTGGATTACGGAACACCGGCTGACGCCTTTGTGCGGTCGACGTCTGGAGACGGTCCGGATTCGTCTGAAATCCCCACGGGGGCTGATTTTCGTGCCGCCTTTGATCGGCGGCGACGCCGCTCAGCAGGTCCGTTATTTCCGCCGGCTGGTTCGGATGAGATATGATCTTGTTACCTTCAGTTATTCAGGACACGGTCGTTCGACAGGCCGGTTTTCCCACGCCGCTGCCTTGAAGGATACGGCGGCGCTGCTTCGGATCGTCGATCGGGAGAACCGCGGCGACGGTTTGCCGATAACTGGAATTGGCTGCTGCTACGGGGCCATACCGCTCATTTTTGGAAACAGCCGTTTGGCGGCGCCTCTCAAAAAGTTGGTGCTCATCAACGCTGTTTTCGATCTGAGCGTCAAAGCTGCGGCGACGTCCTTTTTCAGATACTATCGCGAGATTCACCAATGTCGCGGATCCGAATCGTTTTTGCGAGGGGTCTTCCGACGATACCTCGATTTCATGTTCCCTCAGGTTCACAAAACGCGTCACGAATTTGGACGGCTGCACCGTCGGCGCGTCCGTATTTTCAAAACCCTGGCGGACGTCCTTTTTCTGAATCCGCTCGCATCGATCCGGCAAGACCGCACCCAGGCCCTCTGTCTCTATGGACGGGAAGACCGTATATTGAGGTTCTACGGCACCGGTTATCCGGCGTCCTATGAAAAGACGGTAAAACGTATTTTCCCAACTGCGGCATTCCAACCTCTGCCGGGGGGGCATTTTCTATCCTCACCCGTCACGCGGAACGAAATCCTTCGGCGGATCCGGGTGTTTTCCGATCATCAAGGGCTCATCCTTCCGGTTTCACCAATTTTTAATACAGCTTTAACACGTATCTAA
- the hflK gene encoding FtsH protease activity modulator HflK, translating into MSWDWEKLKEQQQRRSDVPPKMDDLLKKFNNLKIPGGPVIIVVILVILLASTMFYTVKPSEVGVVQRFGRYVRTTQPGLQFKMPLGIETVKKVNVRLVKTEEFGAAGGVSRVSGGGNTVTLMLTGDLNVGVVPWVVQYRIKDPYNYLFKVRDVQRLLRDLSEASMRLVVGDRSIDDIISQREEIAVAARESLQRELDQAETGIHIVTVEMKKTDVPEPVQPSLNEVNQATQEKEQLIYQAKEDYNKAIPTARGEADRTIRAAEGYALDRVNRAKGDASRFTALFAEYSKAEDVTRRRLYLETLNEVYPKLEHKYIVDDQQKNLLPLLNIGKQDGGIK; encoded by the coding sequence ATGAGCTGGGACTGGGAGAAACTCAAAGAGCAACAGCAGCGGCGAAGCGACGTCCCGCCGAAAATGGATGACCTGCTGAAAAAATTCAACAACCTCAAGATACCGGGCGGGCCCGTGATCATTGTCGTAATCCTTGTGATTCTGCTGGCATCGACCATGTTCTATACGGTCAAACCCAGCGAGGTGGGCGTAGTCCAGCGATTCGGACGCTATGTTCGGACCACCCAGCCGGGGCTTCAGTTCAAAATGCCGCTTGGGATTGAAACCGTCAAAAAGGTTAACGTGAGACTGGTCAAGACCGAAGAATTCGGCGCGGCAGGCGGTGTTTCACGGGTTTCGGGAGGCGGCAACACCGTTACCTTGATGCTGACCGGCGACTTGAACGTCGGCGTGGTGCCGTGGGTCGTCCAGTACCGGATCAAAGATCCCTACAATTATCTCTTCAAGGTGCGTGATGTGCAACGGCTCTTGCGGGATCTGTCCGAGGCCTCCATGCGCCTCGTCGTGGGAGATCGCAGCATCGACGACATCATCAGTCAACGGGAGGAAATCGCCGTTGCCGCCCGGGAATCACTCCAACGGGAGCTGGATCAGGCCGAAACCGGTATTCATATCGTAACCGTGGAAATGAAGAAAACCGACGTTCCCGAGCCGGTGCAACCCTCCCTCAACGAGGTTAACCAGGCGACCCAGGAAAAGGAGCAACTGATCTATCAGGCCAAGGAAGACTACAACAAAGCCATCCCCACAGCTCGGGGCGAGGCGGATCGAACGATCCGTGCGGCTGAAGGGTATGCCCTGGATCGGGTCAACCGCGCCAAGGGTGACGCCTCCCGATTCACAGCGCTCTTCGCCGAATACAGCAAGGCGGAGGACGTGACGCGTCGACGGCTCTATCTGGAAACCCTGAACGAGGTCTATCCCAAACTCGAGCATAAATACATCGTGGACGACCAACAGAAGAACCTTCTTCCGCTCCTCAATATCGGAAAACAAGACGGTGGGATAAAATGA
- the hflC gene encoding protease modulator HflC: MIYRNTIVALVLVAAMVLFASAYVVDETEQVVITRFGRIIGDAKTTPGLKLKLPFIDQANFFPKILLQWDGDPGQIPTKEKTYIWVDAFARWKIVDPIKFLQTVTDVFNANGRLNDIIDPAVRNAITSHKLIEAVRTSNRPLSFLDLGWQEEEEEESKERKQAKINYGRRKLLEGILKQAQPKVDQFGIELVDVQIKRIDYVDTVRNSVFNRMIAERKQIAEKIRSEGRGEAQKIRGQKERELKRITSEAYRTAEVIKGKADAEATKLYAEAFNLDPDFYSFVKTLEVYGNALGQNSSLVMSTDSDFLQYLKGYAEAVKP, translated from the coding sequence ATGATCTACAGAAATACGATTGTTGCGCTGGTGCTGGTGGCAGCGATGGTTCTTTTTGCATCAGCCTACGTGGTGGACGAGACCGAACAGGTCGTGATCACCCGTTTCGGCAGAATTATCGGCGACGCCAAAACAACCCCGGGATTGAAATTGAAGCTGCCGTTTATCGATCAGGCCAATTTTTTTCCCAAAATCCTGTTGCAGTGGGACGGCGACCCCGGTCAGATCCCCACCAAGGAAAAAACCTATATCTGGGTGGATGCCTTTGCCCGGTGGAAAATCGTCGACCCCATCAAATTTCTCCAGACCGTTACCGACGTCTTCAACGCCAACGGGCGCCTCAACGACATCATCGATCCGGCGGTCAGAAACGCCATCACCTCCCACAAATTGATCGAGGCGGTGCGGACGAGCAATCGTCCACTCTCCTTCCTGGATCTCGGCTGGCAGGAGGAGGAAGAGGAGGAAAGCAAGGAGCGGAAACAGGCCAAAATCAACTATGGCCGGCGTAAACTTCTTGAAGGCATCCTGAAACAGGCCCAGCCCAAGGTCGATCAATTCGGCATCGAATTGGTGGATGTACAGATCAAGCGGATCGACTACGTGGATACGGTCCGAAATTCGGTCTTTAACCGTATGATCGCCGAGCGGAAGCAGATTGCCGAAAAGATTCGCTCCGAAGGCCGCGGAGAGGCCCAGAAGATTCGGGGTCAAAAGGAACGGGAACTGAAGCGAATCACCTCCGAGGCCTACAGGACCGCCGAGGTGATCAAGGGCAAGGCCGATGCCGAGGCCACCAAGCTCTATGCGGAAGCCTTCAACCTCGATCCTGATTTTTATTCCTTTGTCAAAACGCTGGAGGTATACGGCAACGCGTTGGGTCAGAACAGTTCCCTGGTCATGTCAACCGACTCGGATTTCCTGCAATACCTCAAAGGATACGCCGAAGCGGTCAAGCCCTGA
- a CDS encoding phosphate ABC transporter substrate-binding protein: MKKQNGLLTTVLGLAMVFTVSAATAGDIVVKGSTTVLPIAQEVAEAYMKENPETKITISGGGSGNGIKAIIDGTTDVGNASRFIKDKEVKLAVEKGVYPVPFGVAYDCIIPVVHMSNPIADVTLAQLKGIYQGRIRNWKDIGGPDKEITVISRDTSSGTYEVWEEKVLEKERVYPGALLQASNGAVVTSVAKNPNAVGYIGIGYLNDQVKPLTVGGIEGSKETTLNGKFPVSRALYMFTRGWPTGDVAKFINYVMHPEKGQKFVEKSGYVPLY, encoded by the coding sequence ATGAAGAAACAAAACGGTCTTTTGACCACGGTATTGGGACTTGCAATGGTGTTCACGGTATCCGCCGCAACGGCGGGAGACATCGTCGTGAAAGGATCGACCACGGTGCTTCCGATCGCCCAGGAAGTGGCGGAAGCTTATATGAAAGAAAATCCGGAGACCAAGATCACCATTTCCGGCGGCGGTTCCGGCAACGGTATCAAGGCGATCATTGACGGCACCACCGATGTCGGGAACGCTTCGCGGTTCATCAAGGACAAGGAGGTCAAGCTGGCCGTTGAAAAGGGAGTCTACCCCGTGCCCTTCGGTGTCGCCTACGACTGCATCATTCCCGTCGTGCACATGAGCAATCCGATCGCGGACGTGACCCTGGCCCAGCTCAAGGGGATCTACCAGGGCAGGATCCGCAACTGGAAGGACATCGGGGGCCCCGACAAGGAGATTACGGTCATCTCCAGAGACACCTCTTCGGGCACATATGAGGTATGGGAGGAAAAGGTACTGGAAAAGGAGCGGGTCTACCCCGGAGCACTGCTTCAGGCCTCCAACGGCGCGGTGGTGACGAGTGTCGCCAAAAACCCCAACGCCGTCGGCTATATCGGAATCGGCTATCTGAACGATCAGGTCAAGCCCCTGACAGTGGGCGGTATCGAAGGCTCCAAGGAGACCACATTGAACGGGAAATTTCCCGTTTCCCGTGCGCTTTATATGTTCACCCGCGGATGGCCGACCGGCGATGTCGCCAAATTCATCAATTATGTCATGCACCCCGAGAAAGGCCAGAAGTTCGTCGAGAAAAGCGGCTACGTTCCGCTCTACTGA
- the nth gene encoding endonuclease III has translation MKSKNEIQQICDILRKAYPDVKTQLLHRNPFELLISTILSAQCTDRQVNGVTPALFRVYPTPDALARAPIKKIEALIRPTGFFHNKARNIRACAAALVDRYGGVVPHGIEELVALPGVGRKTANVVRSAAFGQAAVVVDTHVKRISRRLGLTRHEDPVKIEFDLMAKVPEAEWNDLGLRMIYFGRETCRARKPDCPNCPLFDLCDYPEKTA, from the coding sequence ATGAAATCCAAAAATGAGATTCAGCAGATATGCGACATCCTAAGAAAGGCCTATCCGGATGTCAAGACGCAGCTGCTTCACCGGAACCCTTTCGAGCTGCTCATTTCGACCATCCTCTCAGCCCAGTGTACCGATCGCCAGGTCAACGGCGTTACGCCGGCCCTGTTCAGGGTATATCCCACACCGGATGCCCTGGCTCGGGCCCCCATAAAGAAGATCGAAGCACTCATCCGGCCTACGGGATTCTTTCACAACAAGGCCCGGAATATCCGGGCCTGCGCTGCCGCACTGGTGGATCGTTACGGCGGGGTCGTTCCCCATGGCATCGAGGAACTCGTTGCCTTGCCCGGCGTGGGACGCAAAACCGCCAATGTGGTGCGAAGTGCCGCCTTCGGCCAGGCAGCGGTGGTGGTGGATACTCATGTGAAGCGGATTTCCCGACGCTTGGGCCTCACTCGTCATGAGGATCCGGTCAAGATCGAGTTTGACCTGATGGCGAAGGTCCCCGAAGCGGAGTGGAACGATCTGGGGCTTCGCATGATCTATTTCGGCCGGGAGACCTGCAGGGCCAGAAAACCGGACTGTCCGAACTGTCCTCTGTTCGATCTGTGCGACTATCCGGAAAAGACTGCTTGA
- a CDS encoding Smr/MutS family protein → MSPDGAEAADAKPEKTPVPAPAAAVSTNAVDAPSKIRKKTPRRRKQPPSDPGQHQRRSALRNRHGIPVFQKDADISRLFENRPKETVLDAEGRHQAAASMAPRRKVRRPAKNKNGIPVFREDTDFSLYFRDVPSRSVPVGDPTAARRVSKSVSEDFQVLLEESLAGKTAEMLLGEKCDRRLNDGDMTPEQTIRQYPPPQEELDLHGKTAREAIESTRRFVETSRYRGKRTLLVIVGKGLHSEGRAVLPDVVEAELARLRQSGRILAHRWERGARRKSGAIIVYLNPM, encoded by the coding sequence TTGTCGCCGGATGGGGCGGAAGCAGCCGACGCCAAACCTGAAAAAACACCGGTACCGGCTCCGGCCGCGGCGGTCTCGACAAACGCGGTTGACGCGCCTTCCAAAATCCGGAAAAAAACCCCTCGACGCCGAAAACAGCCTCCCTCCGATCCGGGGCAACATCAACGCCGATCCGCGCTCCGGAATCGACACGGCATCCCTGTATTTCAGAAGGACGCCGATATTTCCCGGCTGTTTGAAAACCGACCGAAGGAGACAGTCCTGGACGCCGAAGGCCGACATCAGGCCGCGGCGTCAATGGCGCCCCGGCGCAAGGTTCGGCGACCGGCCAAAAACAAGAACGGCATTCCCGTGTTCAGGGAGGACACTGATTTCTCGCTCTATTTCAGGGATGTGCCGTCCCGGTCGGTGCCGGTAGGCGATCCAACGGCGGCACGGCGTGTTTCGAAGTCTGTTTCCGAGGATTTTCAGGTTTTGCTGGAGGAATCTCTCGCCGGGAAGACCGCCGAAATGCTGTTGGGAGAAAAATGCGACAGGCGGCTGAATGACGGCGACATGACGCCGGAACAGACGATACGTCAATATCCGCCGCCGCAGGAAGAACTCGATTTGCACGGCAAAACGGCCCGGGAAGCCATTGAGAGTACGCGCAGGTTTGTTGAGACATCTCGATATCGCGGAAAACGCACCCTTCTTGTCATCGTCGGAAAGGGGCTCCACTCCGAGGGGAGGGCCGTTCTCCCCGACGTCGTCGAGGCGGAACTCGCTCGTCTCCGACAATCGGGTAGAATCCTGGCCCACCGCTGGGAGCGGGGTGCAAGGCGCAAAAGCGGCGCCATCATCGTCTACCTGAATCCCATGTGA
- the pstC gene encoding phosphate ABC transporter permease subunit PstC: protein MTKKRQSTEKIMKRFFFSVAGASIAILFLIMAFLFMEGLPIFKVVSVGDFLFGHYWYPTSDPADFGIIPLIIASLSVTALSSMIAIPLGVMTAVYLAELASKRVAEIVKPMVELLAALPSVVIGFFGMVIIAPFLQNVFDIATGLNLFNAALMLAFMSIPTICSLSEDAIYSVPTGLKEGSLALGATHWETIVRIILPASVSGISTAVILGMSRAVGETMVVLMVAGGAGMIPESIFSPVRPLPASIAAEMAEAPFRSDHYHALFAIGIVLFAFTFFFNLIADHIAHKYRQVGEASL, encoded by the coding sequence ATGACCAAAAAGCGACAGTCGACCGAAAAGATCATGAAACGATTTTTCTTCAGCGTTGCAGGAGCATCCATCGCCATCCTTTTTTTGATCATGGCGTTTCTCTTCATGGAAGGACTGCCTATATTCAAGGTAGTTTCCGTCGGGGATTTCCTCTTTGGACACTATTGGTATCCCACGTCGGATCCGGCCGATTTTGGAATAATCCCCCTGATTATCGCTTCGCTCTCGGTGACGGCGCTCTCGTCGATGATTGCCATTCCGCTGGGCGTCATGACCGCCGTATACCTGGCCGAACTGGCCTCCAAGCGGGTGGCCGAGATCGTCAAGCCCATGGTCGAGCTGTTGGCGGCTTTGCCGTCGGTGGTCATCGGCTTTTTCGGGATGGTTATCATCGCCCCTTTCCTCCAGAACGTTTTCGATATCGCTACGGGTCTGAATCTTTTTAACGCCGCCCTGATGCTGGCCTTCATGTCGATTCCCACCATCTGCAGCCTTTCCGAAGACGCAATATACAGCGTGCCCACGGGTCTCAAGGAAGGGTCCCTCGCCCTGGGCGCAACCCACTGGGAGACCATCGTTCGGATCATTCTGCCTGCTTCCGTATCCGGTATCAGCACCGCCGTCATTCTGGGGATGTCCAGGGCCGTCGGCGAGACCATGGTGGTGCTGATGGTAGCGGGCGGGGCCGGGATGATCCCCGAGTCGATCTTCAGTCCGGTGCGCCCCCTCCCCGCCAGCATCGCCGCGGAGATGGCCGAGGCCCCCTTTCGAAGCGATCATTATCACGCCCTCTTTGCCATCGGTATTGTGCTTTTTGCATTTACCTTTTTTTTCAACCTGATTGCCGATCACATCGCCCATAAATACCGCCAGGTGGGCGAGGCGTCCCTCTGA
- a CDS encoding DUF814 domain-containing protein: protein MVSHQKKVRALGLCSGGLDSILSALVLREQGIDVAWVSFETPFFSADKARRAADLTEIPLTIRNITSIYIQMLKNPPCGYGQNMNPCLDCHALMFRLAGEMMEENGFDFLFSGEVMGQRPMSQTRHSLRYVEKNSGYEGYIVRPLSIQRLPETIPEKKGWIRRETLYGITGRSRKPQIALAQHFKVVDYPNPGGGCLLTDKHYCIRLKDLFDHETVYTESNLHLLKHGRHFRIGPHTKIIVGRDQRDNDALIKYADRNRNTMIRLRSIPGPIGLITGESTEEDTLTAASICIGYSKTAPHTAVEVIVIRPGGSTILKLKGISPNTASRFMI from the coding sequence ATGGTTTCACATCAAAAAAAAGTCCGCGCCCTGGGTCTCTGCTCCGGAGGGTTGGACAGCATCCTATCCGCACTGGTGTTGCGGGAGCAAGGCATCGATGTCGCCTGGGTCAGTTTTGAGACGCCCTTCTTTTCGGCTGACAAGGCTCGGAGAGCAGCCGACCTCACGGAGATTCCCCTGACGATCAGGAACATCACGTCGATATATATTCAAATGCTGAAAAACCCGCCTTGCGGGTATGGACAGAACATGAACCCCTGCCTCGACTGTCACGCCCTGATGTTTCGACTGGCCGGTGAAATGATGGAAGAGAACGGGTTCGATTTTTTGTTCAGCGGGGAGGTCATGGGCCAGCGCCCCATGTCCCAGACCCGCCATTCCCTGCGCTATGTCGAGAAGAACTCCGGCTACGAAGGATACATCGTTCGGCCTCTCAGCATCCAAAGGCTTCCGGAAACAATTCCCGAAAAAAAAGGATGGATTCGACGCGAAACGCTGTACGGAATCACGGGGCGCTCCCGAAAACCCCAGATCGCGCTGGCGCAACACTTCAAAGTCGTCGATTACCCCAACCCGGGCGGCGGCTGCCTGCTCACGGACAAACACTATTGCATCCGCTTGAAGGACCTTTTCGATCATGAAACCGTCTATACGGAAAGCAATCTGCACCTGCTCAAACACGGACGTCATTTTCGCATCGGACCGCATACAAAGATCATCGTCGGCCGGGATCAGCGGGACAACGACGCCCTCATCAAGTACGCCGACCGAAACCGGAATACCATGATCCGCCTCCGAAGCATCCCCGGCCCCATCGGTTTGATTACCGGCGAATCCACGGAGGAAGACACCCTGACGGCCGCGTCCATCTGCATCGGCTACAGCAAAACCGCCCCCCATACCGCCGTCGAAGTGATTGTCATCCGGCCGGGGGGGTCAACGATCCTGAAACTGAAAGGGATATCGCCCAACACCGCGAGCCGGTTCATGATATGA